The following proteins are encoded in a genomic region of Rhinoraja longicauda isolate Sanriku21f chromosome 14, sRhiLon1.1, whole genome shotgun sequence:
- the LOC144600096 gene encoding CXXC-type zinc finger protein 5-like produces MMSSASQLTEQQITPNTEKDVHKDDELTADLEKRSRSGIINEPINKVLKKPRSSTRFSTFGSSSSMNGQLQNGSILVNGKDSTVLQNSSTSKHKRVSHMLDKSDRSLENSSEAQSEVHIIPSTDLQKQVEPEHIFLSSEREAGISDMEVVSAAEAISGPVDLPFMSGIPLNPGVFIMTPAGIFMADSALQMAGLVEYPLQNDLASAIHSGKKKRKRCGMCEPCRRRLNCEECSSCRNRKTGHQICKLRKCEELKKKPTAALEKVILPSGAAFRWFQ; encoded by the coding sequence ATGATGTCCAGTGCCAGCCAACTTACTGAGCAACAAATCACTCCGAACACAGAAAAGGATGTTCACAAGGACGATGAACTTACAGCTGATTTAGAAAAGCGGAGCAGGAGTGGTATAATAAATGAGCCAATAAACAAAGTTTTAAAGAAACCTCGTTCATCAACACGCTTTTCGACATTTGGCAGTAGTAGCTCAATGAACGGGCAACTGCAGAATGGAAGTATCTTAGTAAATGGAAAAGATTCAACAGTTCTTCAAAACAGTTCTACCTCAAAGCATAAAAGAGTCTCTCACATGCTAGACAAATCTGACCGATCACTGGAAAATTCATCAGAGGCACAGAGTGAAGTACACATCATTCCTTCTACAGATCTTCAAAAGCAGGTGGAACCTGAGCATATTTTCCTCTCCAGTGAACGAGAAGCTGGTATTTCTGACATGGAGGTCGTATCAGCAGCTGAAGCAATAAGTGGCCCTGTTGATTTGCCCTTCATGAGTGGCATTCCATTGAATCCAGGTGTTTTTATTATGACTCCTGCTGGGATATTCATGGCAGACAGTGCACTTCAGATGGCTGGTCTGGTAGAATATCCCTTGCAGAATGACCTTGCTTCAGCCATTCATTCTGGAAAAAAGAAGAGAAAGAGATGTGGCATGTGTGAACCCTGCAGAAGAAGATTAAATTGTGAGGAATGCAGTAGCTGTAGAAATCGTAAAACTGGCCACCAAATTTGCAAACTGCGAAAGTGTGAGGAgcttaaaaaaaaacccacagcGGCATTGGAG